In a genomic window of Mycolicibacillus parakoreensis:
- a CDS encoding glycosyltransferase — MSVIPADCPPAPPRTDRPDPARSAHRHAAPIVARPGQPVLDVVVPVFNEQAALAASVRRLHRHLCAQFPFPFQITIADNASVDRTPLIAAELADQIPQVRLVRLEQKGRGRALHTVWSDSPAPVLAYMDVDLSTDLAALAPLVAPLISGHSDLAIGTRLGRGSRVVRGAKREVISRCYNLLLRSTLAARFSDAQCGFKAIRADAARRLLPHVADTGWFFDTELLVLAERSGMRIHEVPVDWVDDPDSRVDLLATAVADLKGIVRLATGLARGDIPVPAITAQFGHRAGPPRSLLGQAVRFAVIGVLSTLAYLALFLLLRPLGAQPANLIALLVTAVANTAANRRLTFGVRGRSRVLRHQGQGLVVFAIGLGLTSAALAGLALAGEASRPLELTVLVAANLIATVLRFVLLRGWVFHPRRVEATR; from the coding sequence ATGAGCGTTATCCCAGCCGACTGCCCGCCGGCGCCCCCGCGCACCGATCGCCCCGACCCGGCGCGGTCGGCCCACCGGCATGCGGCACCGATCGTGGCCCGCCCCGGGCAGCCGGTGCTCGACGTGGTGGTCCCGGTGTTCAACGAGCAGGCCGCGCTCGCCGCGTCGGTGCGACGGCTGCACCGGCACCTGTGCGCGCAGTTCCCGTTCCCGTTCCAGATCACCATCGCCGACAACGCCAGCGTCGACCGCACCCCGCTGATCGCGGCCGAACTCGCCGACCAGATCCCGCAGGTGCGGCTGGTCCGGTTGGAGCAGAAAGGGCGGGGCCGCGCGCTGCACACCGTGTGGTCGGACTCCCCGGCGCCGGTTCTGGCCTACATGGACGTCGACCTGTCCACCGACCTGGCGGCGCTGGCTCCGCTGGTGGCGCCGCTGATCTCCGGGCACTCCGATCTGGCCATCGGCACCCGGCTGGGCCGCGGCTCGCGCGTGGTGCGCGGGGCAAAACGCGAGGTGATCTCGCGGTGCTACAACCTGCTGCTGCGCTCGACGCTGGCGGCGCGGTTCAGCGACGCGCAGTGCGGGTTCAAGGCGATCCGCGCCGACGCGGCCCGCCGGCTGCTGCCGCACGTGGCCGACACCGGCTGGTTCTTCGACACCGAACTGCTGGTCCTGGCCGAGCGGTCCGGGATGCGCATCCACGAGGTCCCCGTCGACTGGGTGGACGACCCCGACAGCCGCGTGGACCTGCTCGCCACCGCGGTCGCCGACCTGAAGGGGATCGTGCGGCTGGCGACCGGGCTCGCCCGCGGCGACATCCCGGTGCCGGCGATCACCGCCCAGTTCGGCCACCGGGCCGGGCCGCCGCGGTCCCTGCTGGGTCAAGCGGTGCGCTTCGCGGTGATCGGGGTGCTCAGCACGCTGGCCTACCTGGCGCTGTTCCTGCTGCTGCGGCCCCTGGGGGCGCAGCCGGCCAACCTGATCGCGCTGTTGGTCACCGCGGTCGCCAACACCGCGGCGAACCGCCGCCTCACCTTCGGGGTGCGCGGCCGGTCCCGGGTGCTGCGCCACCAGGGTCAGGGGCTGGTGGTCTTCGCGATCGGTCTCGGGCTCACCAGCGCAGCGCTGGCGGGACTCGCCCTGGCCGGCGAGGCGTCCCGGCCACTGGAATTGACCGTGCTGGTGGCGGCGAACCTGATCGCCACCGTGCTGCGCTTCGTGCTGCTGCGCGGCTGGGTGTTTCATCCCCGACGGGTGGAGGCGACCCGGTGA
- a CDS encoding glycosyltransferase family 39 protein, with protein MSAGPRWHGDRSTAALLALLAGTALLYLWDLSAVGWANTFYAAAAQAGAADPTAFLFGSSDPANAITVDKPPAALWVMSASVALFGLNSWSLLVPQALAGVAAVGVLYAAVRRVAGSTAGLLAGTILALTPVAAAIFRYNNPDALLVLLLVAAGYAVQRALAADAGRGWLPLAGMLLGLGFLTKMLQALVVLPVFAVVYLLAADTPLRTRMLRAGAALAALIAAAGWYLLLVEVWPAQTRPYIGGSQHNSIVELTLGYNGLGRLTGDEVGGLGNTNHDRGAGRLFAAAMGDQISWLLPAAVVALAAGVWITRHRPRTDPQRAALLLWGGWLLVTGVIFSAANGILHPYYTVALAPAVGATTAIGVWLLWQRRTQRWAAVTLAVLVAVTAGWSYLLLARNPDWLPGLRIGVVGLGVAVALAMPQVARVPRTAARALALAALLVALAGPTAYAVATVGNPGRGALPSAGPAGRHRFPPPADGPHHGPPPHRGGPMALLFAPTPGPHLTALLGADAGQYTWAAATVGSTPAAGYQLATGAAVMAVGGYNGTDPAPTLAQFRDDVAARRIHYFLGGAPGAGRGSGSQEAAHIADWVHAHFPVRRIDGVDVYDLTHGFKAGA; from the coding sequence GTGAGCGCCGGGCCCCGGTGGCACGGTGACCGGTCGACCGCGGCGCTGCTGGCGCTGCTGGCCGGCACCGCGCTGCTGTACCTGTGGGACCTGTCCGCCGTCGGCTGGGCGAACACCTTCTACGCCGCGGCGGCGCAGGCCGGGGCCGCCGATCCGACCGCGTTCCTGTTCGGGTCCAGCGATCCGGCCAACGCGATCACCGTCGACAAACCGCCGGCGGCGCTGTGGGTGATGAGCGCCTCGGTGGCGCTGTTCGGGCTGAACTCGTGGAGCCTGCTGGTGCCGCAGGCGCTGGCCGGGGTGGCCGCCGTCGGGGTGCTCTACGCCGCGGTGCGCCGGGTGGCCGGGTCGACCGCCGGTCTGCTCGCCGGGACGATCCTGGCGCTGACCCCGGTGGCGGCGGCCATCTTCCGCTACAACAACCCCGACGCGCTGCTGGTGCTGTTGCTGGTGGCGGCCGGCTACGCGGTGCAGCGCGCGCTGGCCGCCGACGCCGGCCGCGGCTGGCTGCCGCTGGCCGGGATGCTGCTGGGGCTGGGGTTTTTGACCAAGATGCTGCAGGCCCTGGTGGTGCTGCCGGTGTTCGCGGTGGTGTATCTGCTGGCCGCCGACACCCCGCTTCGCACCCGGATGTTGCGCGCCGGTGCCGCCCTGGCGGCCCTGATCGCCGCCGCGGGCTGGTACCTGCTGCTCGTCGAGGTCTGGCCGGCTCAGACGCGACCCTACATCGGGGGGTCGCAACACAATTCGATCGTCGAACTCACCCTCGGCTACAACGGGCTGGGCCGGCTCACCGGCGACGAGGTGGGCGGTCTGGGCAACACCAACCACGACCGGGGCGCCGGTCGGCTGTTCGCCGCGGCGATGGGCGACCAGATCTCCTGGCTGCTGCCCGCCGCCGTGGTCGCCCTGGCGGCCGGGGTGTGGATCACCCGGCACCGCCCGCGCACCGACCCGCAACGCGCCGCGCTGCTGCTCTGGGGCGGTTGGCTTTTGGTCACCGGGGTGATCTTCAGTGCCGCCAACGGAATCCTGCACCCGTACTACACCGTGGCGCTGGCACCGGCGGTGGGCGCCACCACCGCGATCGGGGTGTGGCTGCTGTGGCAGCGGCGCACCCAAAGGTGGGCGGCGGTGACCCTGGCGGTGCTGGTGGCGGTCACCGCCGGCTGGTCCTATCTGCTGCTCGCCCGCAACCCGGACTGGCTGCCGGGCCTGCGGATCGGGGTCGTCGGCCTGGGTGTGGCCGTGGCCCTGGCGATGCCGCAGGTGGCGCGGGTGCCGCGCACCGCGGCCCGCGCGCTGGCGCTCGCCGCGCTGCTGGTCGCCCTGGCCGGGCCCACCGCCTACGCGGTGGCCACCGTCGGCAACCCGGGGCGAGGGGCGCTGCCCAGCGCCGGGCCCGCCGGCCGGCACCGATTCCCGCCGCCCGCCGACGGCCCCCACCACGGCCCGCCCCCGCACCGCGGCGGACCGATGGCGCTGCTGTTCGCGCCGACCCCCGGTCCGCACCTCACCGCCCTGCTCGGCGCCGACGCCGGCCAGTACACCTGGGCGGCGGCCACCGTCGGATCCACTCCCGCCGCCGGCTACCAGCTGGCCACCGGCGCGGCGGTGATGGCCGTCGGCGGGTACAACGGCACCGACCCGGCGCCCACCCTCGCGCAGTTCCGCGACGACGTGGCGGCGCGGCGCATCCACTACTTCCTCGGCGGGGCGCCGGGCGCAGGCCGCGGCAGCGGCAGCCAGGAGGCCGCCCACATCGCCGACTGGGTGCACGCGCACTTCCCGGTGCGCCGCATCGACGGGGTCGACGTCTACGACCTGACGCACGGATTCAAAGCGGGCGCATAG
- a CDS encoding ArnT family glycosyltransferase, whose amino-acid sequence MTVTAAVPHVDSDAPAASATPRWARPALLVLLGATALLYLWGLGAAGYANEYYAAAVQAGTQSWKALLFGSLDSGNAITVDKPPAALWLMGLSGWLFGFSSWSMLLPQALLGVASVALLVAAVRRTGGAAAGLLAGTMLALTPVAALMFRFNNPDALLVALLVAAAYAVVRAVDGAPRRWVALAGVALGLAFLTKLLQALLVAPALALAVVIALPVGLAERVRVLLIGAVATIVSGGWLIALVELWPADSRPYIGGSTDNSLLQLALGYNGLGRVLGGSGNPVGGEHPGPPGSGGPPGASLMFGGDAGVTRLFGAALGTEISWLLPAALIGLVAGLWLTRSAPRTDRVRAGLLLWGGWLAVTAVVFSFMRGIMHPYYTVALAPAIAAVSAIAVAKLWRARTTPAARLTVAAMVTVTAVWDAVLLARTPDWLPWLRWTLPAVAVLVAGAVVLRGGRPGGAATVWAVAALLVALAAPAAYTVQTVAGSHGNGPIPTSGPPRPEAHPPPGPGPGEPGPPPQAAANPELEALIADTDTRWAAATVGSRGAGNLELATGKAVMAIGGFSGGDDWPSLQRFQRYVADRQVRYFIDGGNGPGHHRDATGAQITAWVRAAFPAEQVGPATVYDLTG is encoded by the coding sequence GTGACGGTGACCGCGGCAGTGCCGCACGTCGACTCCGACGCGCCGGCCGCGTCGGCGACACCGCGGTGGGCGCGCCCGGCGCTGCTGGTGTTGCTCGGCGCCACCGCCCTGCTCTACCTGTGGGGGCTCGGCGCGGCCGGATACGCCAACGAGTACTACGCCGCCGCGGTGCAGGCCGGCACCCAGAGTTGGAAGGCGCTGCTGTTCGGGTCGCTGGACTCCGGCAACGCCATCACGGTCGACAAGCCGCCGGCCGCGCTGTGGCTGATGGGCCTGTCGGGCTGGCTGTTCGGGTTCTCCTCCTGGTCGATGCTCCTCCCGCAAGCGTTGCTCGGGGTCGCTTCGGTGGCGCTGCTGGTCGCCGCGGTGCGCCGCACCGGCGGGGCGGCGGCCGGGCTACTGGCCGGAACGATGCTGGCGCTCACCCCGGTGGCGGCGCTGATGTTCCGGTTCAACAACCCCGACGCGCTGCTGGTCGCGTTGCTGGTCGCCGCGGCCTACGCGGTGGTGCGTGCCGTGGACGGCGCGCCGCGGCGCTGGGTGGCCCTCGCCGGGGTGGCGCTGGGCCTGGCGTTTCTCACCAAGCTGCTGCAGGCGCTGCTGGTGGCGCCGGCGCTGGCGTTGGCGGTGGTGATCGCCCTGCCCGTCGGTCTGGCGGAGCGGGTCCGGGTGCTGCTGATCGGGGCGGTGGCGACGATCGTCTCCGGCGGCTGGCTGATCGCCCTCGTCGAACTCTGGCCCGCCGATTCGCGGCCCTACATCGGTGGATCGACCGACAACAGTCTGCTGCAGCTGGCGCTGGGCTACAACGGGTTGGGCCGGGTGTTGGGGGGTTCGGGCAACCCGGTCGGCGGCGAGCATCCCGGTCCGCCCGGGTCCGGCGGCCCGCCGGGGGCGTCGCTGATGTTCGGCGGCGACGCCGGGGTGACCCGGCTGTTCGGCGCCGCCCTGGGCACCGAGATCTCCTGGCTGCTGCCGGCCGCGCTGATCGGGCTGGTCGCCGGGCTGTGGTTGACCCGCTCGGCGCCGCGCACCGACCGGGTGCGGGCCGGTCTGCTGCTGTGGGGCGGCTGGTTGGCGGTGACCGCGGTGGTGTTCAGTTTCATGCGCGGCATCATGCATCCCTACTACACCGTCGCCCTGGCCCCGGCGATCGCGGCGGTGAGCGCGATCGCGGTAGCAAAGCTGTGGCGCGCGCGGACCACACCGGCGGCGCGGCTCACGGTGGCGGCGATGGTGACGGTGACCGCCGTCTGGGATGCGGTGCTGCTCGCCCGGACCCCCGACTGGCTGCCGTGGCTGCGCTGGACGCTGCCGGCGGTGGCGGTGCTGGTGGCCGGCGCAGTGGTCCTGCGCGGCGGGCGCCCCGGCGGCGCTGCGACCGTCTGGGCGGTCGCCGCGCTGCTGGTCGCGCTGGCCGCGCCCGCGGCCTACACGGTGCAGACCGTGGCGGGCAGCCACGGCAACGGACCGATCCCCACCTCGGGACCGCCGCGCCCCGAGGCGCATCCGCCCCCCGGGCCCGGCCCCGGGGAGCCCGGCCCGCCACCCCAGGCGGCCGCCAACCCCGAGCTGGAGGCGTTGATCGCCGACACCGACACCCGGTGGGCCGCGGCGACCGTCGGATCCCGCGGCGCCGGCAACCTGGAGTTGGCCACCGGCAAGGCGGTCATGGCGATCGGCGGGTTCTCCGGCGGTGACGACTGGCCGAGCCTGCAACGCTTCCAGCGCTACGTCGCCGACCGTCAGGTGCGCTACTTCATCGACGGCGGCAACGGCCCGGGTCACCACCGCGACGCCACCGGCGCCCAGATCACCGCGTGGGTGCGCGCCGCCTTCCCCGCCGAGCAGGTCGGTCCCGCCACCGTCTACGACCTGACCGGCTGA